TATAGGAGTTTGTACGTCCCCGATAGTAGAAACCGCCTCCCGTGATGACAATAATCAATGCAACGGGTATGATACGTCCCCATATCAGCTTCTTTGTAAATCGTCTTTTTTTCCCACCGGCTGCCAGGCGCTCCAGCTCTTTTGCCTGTGCGACGGACTGATCTTTTTCCGAAGGATTCATATTGATCAGAATCAGAAGGAAAAGCACCGTAACAAAAAGCAGCGTGGAAAGTGCATACATCTCAGGCTTGATACCTTTGCGGACTTCGGAATATATTTTGGTAGACAAGGTATCTACCCCGGGTCCCTTGGTGAAATACGTGATTACAAAATCATCCAGAGACATTGTGAAGGCCAGTAGAAATCCGGAAAGTACGCCCGGCATAATATCAGGGAACACCACCTTGAAAAACGCCTGAATCGGAGATGCGCCCAGATCCAGAGCCGCCTCATAAGTACTCTTTTGTGTCTGCTTCAGCTTAGGCATTACACTTAAAATAACATAAGGAATGTCAAACGTGATGTGTGACATAAGAATCGTGGAAAACCCCAGATTCATCCTGACTATAATAAACAGGAGCATGAGGGAAATACCCATCACGATTTCGCCGTTCAGCATCGGAATATTCGTCACTGCTGTGAAGATATTTCGAAAACGTCTGGTCATACTGTTCATGCCCATAGCGGCCAGTGTTCCGAGAAGTGTGGCAATTGCAGCAGCCAGCAGAGCAATCACCAGGGTGTTATAAAACGCCTGCATGATTTCGTTGTTCTGAAAGAGAGCGATATACCATTTTCCGGTAAACCCGCCCCACTTCGCGCGGGTCTTGGAGGCATTAAAGGATAATACAATTAAGGTCAGGATGGGTGCATACATCAAAAAGAGAATCAGTCCCATATAAATCCTGGTAATATGCTTTTTCAAAATACGGTTCCCTCCCCCTCTTTATCATATTTATTCACAAAATACATACTGATCAGGATGAAAACCATAAGCACCATAGAAAGGGCAGAGCCCACATTCCAGTTATTGGTCTGCTTAAACTCCTGTTCAATTACATTTCCAATCAGCAGAATCTTACTCCCCCCAAGCAGATCCGAAATAACAAAGGTGGTCAGTGCAGGGATAAAAACCATGGTGATTCCGCTTACAATGCCCGGAAGGGAAAGGGGAATCAGGATTTTGCTGTAAACCTGAAAGGTGTTGGCTCCCAGGTCCTTTGCAGCTTCTACCACATCTTTATCGATTTTAATTAATACGTTGTAAATCGGAAGAACCATAAAAGGCAGAAAATTATACACCATGCCTAATATGATGGCATAGGGGGTGTTTATGATGTTTATATGCGGCAGATGTAAAAAGGAAAGAATCCCATTGATAACACCGTTCTTTTCCAGAAGGGTCTGCCAGGCCAATGTGCGAAGCAAAAAGTTCATCCACATGGGCAGGATAAAAATTAATACGATAAAACTGGTCTGGCTGATACTCCTGTTTGACAGGATGGTAGCCAGAGGGTAAGCCAGAAGCAGGCAGATGACAGTACTCACAAATGCCAGCAGCAGAGCAAGTAAAAGGGCCTTTACATTGTCCGACGAAAAAACCATACGGAAGTTGGCGAAGGTGAATCCGCCGTGATCCTGAGAGGTAAATGCATAATAGAGTATCATAATCAGCGGGATGATCACAAATCCAAAGGCCCATATGCCGTAGGGGGCAGCGAGCCACTTTTTTTTATTCTTCAATGCTTACAGCCTCCTCATCTTCTGATACAGGTTTATTCATAATCTGAATGTCAAAAGGATCTACGTGGATGCCGACCTCCTGACCAACAGGAACCATGTCTGTACTGTGAACCAGCCATTCAAATCCATTGGCCATGACCTCCATCTCATAGTGTACTCCCTTGAAAATCAGATGAGTAACACGTCCGGTAATAGTGCCGTCGGATACCGGCACAAGATCAATATCTTCCGGGCGGATGACTACATCCACCGGTTTGTTCGTTCCGAAACCTGTATCCACACATTCGAACCTGGCTCCCAGAATCTCAACAAGACGGTCCCGGATCATAATGGCATCTATGATATTGCTGTCTCCGATAAAATCGGCAACAAAGGCATTTTCAGGCTCATTATAGATGTCTTCCGGAGTTCCGATCTGTTGAATATAGCCCTGGTTCATGACAACGATGGTATCCGACATGGTGAGTGCCTCCTCCTGGTCATGGGTCACATAGATGAAGGTAATTCCAAGCTCGTTCTTCAGACGGATCAATTCATACTGCATATCCTGGCGCAGTTTTAAATCCAGGGCACCTAAAGGCTCGTCCAGCAGAAGAACCTTAGGTTCGTTCACGATGGCGCGGGCAATTGCGATACGCTGCTGCTGTCCACCGGATAACAGAGAAGGGGAACGGTTCTCATATCCGTCCAGATTCACAAGCTTTAGAGCATATTTGATCTTGTCGTCAATATATGTCTTGGATTTACCTTTGATTTTCAGACCAAATGCAATATTTTCGGCGATGGTCATATGGGTAAACAGGGCATATTTCTGAAACACCGTATTAAGTGCGCGTTTGTTCGGAGGAACATTGGTAATGTCTTTTCCGTCAAAGAGGACTTTTCCCGAGTCAGGAGTCTCAAAACCGCCCAGGATTCTGAGTGTGGTAGTCTTTCCGCAGCCGGAAGGACCCAGCAAAGTTAAAAATTCATTCTCCCTAATATAAAGGTTCATATCATCCAGGATCATCTGGTCATCAAAAGATTTACTGATATGAATCAAGTCTAATAATTTATGGCTCATAACTTCCTCCTAATATTCTAAAGTCAGGAAAATACTGATACAAACCGACAGTTCCCTTTGCATACTTCGGTATTAAAAGCTTGGCGGGGAACTGACCCAGATGACAACGGCATCGGTCTTACCCGGGTTTGACAGATAGTGTGCGGCGGCCGGGGTATAATAGAAACTTTCCCCTTTTTTTGCTTTATAAACTTTACTGCCAATATGAATCTGAATGGCTCCCTGCAGCACATAGCCGAATTCTTCACCTTCATGAGGGGTATCCGGATAGGTGGAACCCTGGCTTTTAAGAGTCAGGCGGATGGGTTCCATAATATTTTTCTGAGCATTTGGGATAATCCACTCAACCTTGTTCAGAAGATCATTGTCTATTTTTTCAAAATAATCAGTGTTGTGGAAGACAATTTGCTCTTCCGGTGTATTATTGAAAAATTCACTTAAATCAGTTCCCAGACATTGCAGAATGTCAACCAGGGTTGCAATAGACGGGGAGGTTACATCATTCTCCAATTGGGAGATGAAGCCCTTGGAAAGCTCACACCGGTCGGCCAGTTCTTCCTGGGTCAGGCCCTTTTGTGTTCGCAGTGAACGGATTTTACTGCCGATATCCATAGAATGCTCCTTTTTATCATAGTTGATTAAAGGACAGCTCAAAGAAGCTTCCTTTTAAACAAAAAGTTTAGTAAAACTATACGCACAATACCTGTATTATAATGTCGAATATCAGCTTTGTCAATAGATTTTTTTATTCACATATCAGGAATAAAAGACGCATATTCTTAATAGTAACACATATAGGAGGTCTGCGGTGAGTGAGGAGGTATGCAATGCATAGGTGGTTAGTGTTACTGATTTCAGTAGTCTTAATATTGGGACAGAGTATGACGGTTCCGGGGGCGGAGATTTCCGATACAGAGCTATATGCGAAGGGAGCCTGCCTGATGGATGGAGATTCGGGGCGGGTGCTGTACGGAAAACAGGCGGATATAGGGATGGCCATGGCAAGCACAACTAAAATTATGACCTGTATCTTGGCTCTCGAACAGGGAGAGTTGCAGACAGTAGTAACCGCTTCGGATAAGGCAGCGGCAGCACCCAAGGTACACCTGGGAGTAAAGCAGGGACAGACATTTCTGATGGAGAATCTGCTATATGCATTGATGTTGGAATCCTTCAATGATGCAGCGATTATGATTGCAGAAGGGATTGGAGGATCCGTTGAAGGATTTGCAGCGAAGATGAATGACAAGGCAAAGGAGATTGGATGTGCAGATACATATTTTGTGACACCGAACGGTCTGGATGCGGCTGATGCCGGGGGCTCTCATCATACGACGGCCCGTGATCTTGCCTTGATTATGAGGTACTGCATCACACAGTCGCCAAAAAAGGAGGACTTCTTAAGAATTACGCAGACAGCATCACATAGCTTCTGGGATTGCGAAAATCAGGTATTCTATAACTGCAATAATCATAATACGTTTCTTTCTATGATGGATGGGGCCTTAAGCGGGAAAACCGGATTTACGGCGAAAGCCGGATATTGTTATGTAGGTGCATTACAAAAAGACGGAAAGCTGTTGATTGTAAGCGTTCTGGCCTGTGGATGGCCGAATAACAAGTCCTATAAGTGGTCAGATACCAGAAAACTGATGACCTATGGTCTGGAAAACTATCAATATAGGGATATCTATCAGACAGGGCTTCTGGATGCACCTGTGCCTGTGAAAGACGGGCAGTATGCAGGAAGACTGGGAGAGGATGAAGCTTTCGGAATTCTTACCTATAAAGATGGAAGAGAGGCAGAAAATCCAAAACAGATGCTTTTAAAAGAGGAAGAGAGCGTGGAGGTAAAGGCAGATATTCCTGAGAAGCTGCAGGCTCCGGTGAAAGCGGGAACGCAGGTGGGGAGCGTGAGTTACCTGCTGGATGGGAAGAAACTAGTGGAATATCCTGTCTTCCTTGAAAAATCCGTGAAGAAGATTGACATCTCCTGGTGCATGAAGCGGGTGTTCTTGGTTTTTTGTAATAAAGATCAATAGACCTTTTTCTGAAAAAGGGGCGGCAATCCAGCGAAACTGCCGCCTCTTTCTGAATCTGCTATTTCTGAAAATCAGCCATGTAATCTCCGTGTGCAGCTATAAGCTCATCACACATTTTTTTGATATCACCAATACTGAGTTCCGCTCCTGTATGAGGATCCATCATGGCAGCCTGATAGATATACTGTCTGTCTTTTGTAACTGCGGCCTCTATGGTGAGCAGCTGTGGATTGATATTGGACATATTCATGGCTGCAAGCTGAACCGGAAGCTTTCCTATATGACAGGGAGTAACTCCTTTTCCATCTACCAGACAGGGGACTTCCACACACGCATCTGAAGGAAGATTATCGATAAGCCCCGTATTTAATACATTACCGCCTATGGTATAGGGCTTATTGGTTAATACGGCTTCCATAATATAGGAGGCGTATTCAAGAGAACGTTCATGGGTAATCTTTCCATCTTCCAAAATATCAGCTTTTTCCTTGTTCCATCCTTCAATCTGATTAATACATCTTCTGGGATATTCATCCAGGGGGATGTTGTAATCGCTTATCAGCTCAGGATATCTGCTTTTGATAAAGAACGGGTTATATTCGGCATTGTGTTCACTGGATTCTGTGCAGTAATAGCCCAGGGTTTTAATATATTCATAGCGAACCATATCGCTATGCTTTTCTTCTGCATTCTTTTTGGCTGCTCTTTCTTTGATTTGCGGATAAAGATTTTTGCCGTCTTTATCATGTATCTTCAAAAGCCATGCCATATGGTTGATACCGGCAATCAATTCTGTCCTTCCCTCCAGCTTATCCTCCATACCCACACCTTTCAGGAGCGTTTCGGAGCAGGTCTGGACGCTATGACACAGACCTACGGTTCTGATTTTTGTATAACGCTGCATATAGCCTGACAGCATTGCCATAGGATTGGTATAGTTCATGAACAAGGTATCGGGGCAGACTTCTTCCATATCCTTTGCAAATCCGGCCATCACGGGTATTGTCCTCAAAGCCCGCATAATTCCGCCGATCCCTAAGGAGTCGGCAATTGTCTGTCTTAAGCCGTATTTCTTTGGAATCTCAAAATCAGTAATCGTACATGGGTCGTAGCCCCCGACCTGAATTGCATTTACCACAAAATTGGCATTTCTCAAAGCGTCCTTACGGTTTTCAATCCCCAGATAAGTTGTGATGTGGGCTCGTCCGTTATTTACATTCCTGTTGATTGCATCCAGTATGATTTTAGAATCTGAGAGACGGTTCTGATCGATATCATAAAGAGCAATTTCACTGTCACGCAGTGCATCCGTACACATGCAGTCACCGAGTACATTTCTCGCAAATACAGTACTTCCGGCACCTAAAAAAGTAATTTTTGTCATGAGATACCTCCTAATTGGTTGTCATTTTCATAAAACAAGTATATAATGAAAAAACGCAAAATTCTTTGTTTAATGTTTCAATTAAATTGTCATATTGTTGCTTATTGGAAGGATAAAAGGTGATATGTTAAATCATGCATTGCATATTTATTTTTGTGGACAGGAGGCGTGCACTCCCAGACATTCTTTCGGACCTGCAGTCCGGAACCATTATCTGATGCATGTTATCCTAAAGGGAAAAGGTGAATTCCATGTGCATGGACAGATATTCCATCTGAAAAAAGGTGACGCATTTTTAATAAGTCCTGATCAGTCCACTTATTATGTGGCGGATCAGGAGAATCCCTGGGAGTATGCATGGGTAGCCTTTGATGGATATGAAGTGTCACAGATTCTGGAAAGCTGCGGATTTACAGATGAGAACCCGGTATTTCATTTCCAGGATGCAGAGGATTCAGAACTGGGGGACCACGCTTTATTTGAAAACATACTTACACTGGTCCTCCAATACAACCATTCAGGCAGGTGTACTTTTGAAACGCTGGGGTATCTATATCTGATTTTGGGATTCATGCAGCGAAGTGCGGGAACGCAGGAGAAACCCTATGAAAGAGATTATCTTCGTAAAGCATGTGATTACGTCAGTCAAAATTACAGTTATCAGATTAAGGTGTCGGATATTGCCAGATATATCGGGATTGACAGAACCTACCTTTATAAATTATTTCGAAAAGAGCTGGAATTGTCACCCCAGGAATATTTGATTTCCTTTCGCATAAAGATTGCAAAAAACATGCTAAAGCACACAACATTAACAGTAACGGAAGTTTCTTATTCCTGTGGCTTTCATGACAGTGCTTCTTTTTGCAAATGTTTTAAAAGGCTGACAGGCTATACACCGAAAAACTATCGAAAAAGCAAGGAAGCATATGACCTGGCTTAAGACTGTAGAGGAGAGTTAATGTATGAAGTGGCGGACACTTGAAAACACGGCAAAAATTTTTCCGGCAACCAGTGGGAAAAAGGACGAAAGAGTATTTCGCTTTGCATGTGTGCTAAAAGAAGGCATCCGGGCTGAACTGCTCCAGGAGGCATTGAATAAAACATTGGAAGAGTTTCCGATGTTTCTTTGTGTGCTCAGAAAGGGTTTGTTCTGGAATTACCTGGAAGAATCAAAGCTTAGACCCATTGTACGGGAAGAATATCGTACGCCTTGCAGTGCTATCTATGTTCGTGATCAGAAAAACCTTCTTTTTGAAGTTACCTACTATAAAACACGGATAAACTTCGAGACATATCATGCACTGACGGATGGAACGGGGGCATTGAATTTTTTAAAGATGCTTGTCTATCAGTATTTGATGCTTGCATATCCGGAATATGTGAAAGGTCCTGTGTCAAAACTTGGAATTACCTCATCCACAGAGGAGGATATGGTGGAAGATGGTTTTTCCAAATATTATGGAAGCGGAGAAATAAAAGAAGAGATTCCCCGATTTAAGTCCTATCAATTTCCTTATCACCGCAGGGAACACGGACGGATGAAGCTGATTGAAGGCCTTGTCTCTTCTGAGAAATTGCTGCAGAAAGCAAGAGAGCACAATACTACCGTGACAGTCTTGCTGACCTCCGTCTATCTTTGCGCAATTGCTAAGGATATGAGTATCAGACAGAAGAAAAAACCGGTATCGCTTATGATTCCGGTAAACTTAAGAAATATATTCCCTTCTGATTCCATGCGGAATTTTTTCGGATGGATTGACATCGGGTATGATTTCGCAACACGCAGTAATGAACTGGAGGACGTCATTGCTTATACATCTGATTTTTTTAAGCGGGAGTTGACCCTTAAGCGAATTGGTGCTAGAATGGACAACCTGATTCAATTTGAGAAAAATCCATTGATAAGAATTGTTCCTCTGGAATTAAAGTACATTTTTATGCAGCTTGGAGCAAAATTCATAAGTGTCGGTGAAAATACAGCGGTTTTCTCCAATATAGGAAAAATCAATCTGCCGGATGATTGTGAATCTTATCTGGATTATTTTGAGTTTTACACAACAACCCCTACGATGGAGTTGTGTATGTGTACTTTTCAGGAGCACATGACTTTATCCTTTACCTCGGCATTTGTAACCAACCGGGTGGAAGAAAATTTCTTCTCAATACTAAAGGAATTGAATCTTGATGTCCGTATGATTGTGAGTGGGGATTCCCGGGCCGGGCAGGAGCATTTCCCGGATTTATCCAAAGAAACTGCCACGCATGATTTCTGGTATCGCCTGTTCACCTTCTCCTGCCTTGCAGTCATGGTAATCAGCAATATATTGAATTATTTGTTAATTCCTGAGATGTTCTGGTCCCGGTATGTGATGGGCGGAATGGCGTCAGCCTGGATAATTACGAGCGTAGGCTATCGAAAAAGGAGAAACCTGTTGAAAAATGCTGTGTGGCAGCTGGTGCTGATAGGAATAGGTTTGTATCTTTGGGACTATGCCACAGGGTTTTATGGGTGGTCTTTGAATATCGGACTTCCCTGCCTCATATTAAGCTGCCTTGCTGCCATAACTGCAATTATCATATTTTTCAGACTGAATTCTGCAGATTATATGATTTATATGATGATTACCTGCCTGGCAGGTTTTTTGCCATTGATACTTAATATAGCAGGGATTGTTCAGTTCAAGGCATTAGCAGTCATCTGTGCAGGAATAAGTTTTCTGACTCTTGCAGCACTGTGCCTTTTTCAATGGCCGGCTGTGAAAAATGAATTAATTAAAAAATTTCATGTATAACAGGAATAGGAGATTTATAATTATGCAAAAGATAATATACAGACTCGTAAAGGAAACAGATGCTTCCGAAATCCTTTCGATATATGAACCATATGTAAAAAATACGGCAATCAGTTTTGAACATGAAATGCCGTCACTGGACGAATTCACAGAACGAATCAGATATATTTCAGCTGATTACCCCTATATTATCTGTGAGGAAGACAGTAGAGTAGTCGGATATGCCTACGCACATAAACAGATGGAGCGTGCCGCTTATCAATGGAATGCAGAACTTACAGTATATATTGACCAGTTACATCTGCACTGTGGAATAGGGAAATCTCTTTACTGCGCATTAATAGAGATACTTAAACTTCAAAATATCAGGAATGTGTATGGCCTGGTTACGGCACAGAATGTGAACAGCGAAAAGCTACATGAGCACTTTGAATTTCACAAGGCGGGAATCCTTCGGAATACCGGATATAAATGTGGTGCATGGCATGATGTAATCTGGTATGAAAAAAGCCTTGGAGAACCCTCAGAGGTTCCAAAGGATTTTCGGTCAATTCGGGAAATAGAGAAAAATAAGGTTGCGATCATATTATCAATGAATAAAAATTAATTAGATGGCTAATTATAAAATGGGAGATAATTATAAAATAAATCATATAATTCTAAAAAAATCATAAAATCAGAGAGTTTCTCTTGAAATTCGAATAAAAGAAGACTAAAATAGCTTAGTCAGCTAACTAAAACACAAAGAACCACGGAGGTGAATTAACCAATTGGGAATGCGTGAAAAAGACTGGATGGATGAGGATTCACGTATCCAGAATTTTCTTCTCAAAATCGTACATCGTTATTTTGCAATCAGCTTCAGCCAGTTCGCACAATATGATATCTATCCGGGGCAGGTTCCGGTAGTGATCTTATTATCTAAAAGAGAGGGCTTAAGCCAGAGTGAAATTTGCCGGGAGCTTAAAATCAAGCCTTCCACTGTTACTGTTTCCATGAAGCGTATGGAGAAGAACGGATTGATTATCAGAAAGCCGGACGAGAAAGATCAAAGGATTCAAAGGATTTATGGAACGGATAAATTAAAAGTGTTGCAAAAAGAGATTTACAAATTAGTCCGTAAAAATGAAGAGGTAATGATGGATGGTTTTACAGAAAGTGAGCTACATCTGATGAACCGTTTTTTACACCAGATTTATGAAAATCTGGAAAAGATTCCGGTGCCGGAGACGGAAAAATTAAAAGAAAGAGGAGGCATCTGCCATGATTAAGATGTTCCAATATTTGAAAAAGAGCGCCGGATATATTCTGGTGATTTTTATACTGCTGTTTATACAGGCCAACAGTGATTTAGCGCTGCCGTCTTATACTTCCAAAATTGTGGATGTGGGGATTCAGCAGAAGGGAATTGAGGATGCCGTTCCTGATAAGATACGTAAGGAGTCCCTGGATTCTCTTCTTTTACTTATGAACAGCAAGGAGCAGGAAAAGGTAATGGATGCATATTCTCTGAAGGGAGATATGTATGAGCTTAATAAAATTGAGAAAGAAACAAGAGAAGACATCAATATTCCGTTGGGAGAAGCCATGCTTATGGCTGCAGGTATACAGGAACAGGGAATTGACATGTCCACCGTGCCTAAAGAACAGCTGGAACAGATGCTCTCTCAGGCGAAGGAGAAAGTGGAAGAGGTGCCTTCCAGTATCGTGACACAGGCTGCCACCAGCTTTATTCAGCAGGAATATAAAGATCAGGGACAGGATGTGGATAAGATTCAGACACGGTATGTGCTGACCGCCGGTCTTAAGATGCTTGGCCTGGCGGCAATTGGTATGGCCGCGGCCATCAGCGTCACATTTCTATCCAGCCGTGTGGCTGCCGGTCTGGGGAGAGATCTGCGCAGCAATGTCTATAAAAAGGTCATTTCATTTTCAAGCAGTGAGATGAATAAATTCTCCACAGCATCCTTAATTACGCGAAGTACCAACGATATTCAGCAGGTACAGATGTTTATGACCATGTTGTTTCGCATCGTACTATATGCCCCGATTCTGGGCATTGGCGGTTTGATTAAGGTCTTGAACACAGAGAGTTCTATGACCTGGATCCTGGCAGTGGGTGTCGGAGCGATTCTGGTAGTAATACTTGTGTTGTTTACCGTAGCCATGCCTAAGTTTAAGAAATTACAGACCCTGATTGACAGGATAAATATGGTTACCCGTGAGATACTGACCGGTATACCGGTAATCCGGGCTTTCTCGGCAGAAAAACACGAAGAAGAGAGGTTTGAGGAAGCTAATGCAAACCTTACCCGTACCAATTTATTCGTAAACCGATGTATGACATTTATGATGCCGGTGATGATGCTGATTATGAATTCACTGACCGTACTGATTATTTATTCAGGTGCCCATGGAATTGATGCCGGAAAATTACAAGTCGGAGATATGATGGCATTTATCCAGTATGCAATGCAGATCATTATGTCCTTCCTTATGATATCCATGGTGTCTGTGATTATGCCTCGTGCCAGCGTATCTGCGAATCGTATCCACGAAGTGCTGGATATGGAACCTGAAATCCATAATCCGGTGCAGCCGTTGCGCCCGGATGAAACCAGGAAGGGTGAAGTTACATTTGATCATGTGACGTTTGCGTATCCCGGAGCAGAAGAAGAAGTACTTTCAGATATAAGCTTTACAGCCCGGAAAGGGGAAACCGTGGCGTTTATCGGAAGTACGGGATCCGGTAAAAGCACATTGGTTAATCTGATTCCGCGTTTCTATGATGTTACCGGAGGGTCTATCTCTATAGATGGTGTGGATATCCGGAATATGGATTTGAAGGACTTAAGAGACCGGATTGGATATGTGCCTCAAAAAGGGGTCTTGTTTTCCGGTACAATTGATTCCAATCTTCGCTATGGAAAGGATGAAGCCAGCAAGGAGGAAGTGGAAAAAGCGGCAGAGATTGCTCAGGCCACAGAATTTATCCGTAATAAAGACGAGGGAATGGAGGCTCCAATTGCACAGGGAGGAACGAATGTATCAGGCGGACAAAAGCAGCGTCTGTCCATAGCACGAGCAATTGTTAAGAATCCGGAAGTCTACATCTTTGATGACAGCTTTTCGGCTTTGGATTACAAGACGGATGCTACGCTTCGTAAGGCTTTGAAATCATATACCAAAGATGCCACGACACTGATTGTTGCTCAGAGAATCAGTACGATCTTACGTGCAGACCAGATTATCGTACTGGATGATGGTAAAGTAGCAGGGAAGGGAACGCACAGGGAATTATTGAAATCCTGTGAGGTTTATCGGCAGATTGCCGGATCACAGTTGTCAGAGGAGGAATTGGAAGCATGAGTGAACGAAAAAGACCAAGAGCTATGGGCGGTCCCCGCGGTGCAGTTGCGGTGGAAAAGGCCAATGACTTTAAAGGTGCCATGAAAGATATTATCAAGTATATCTCCAGATACAAAATCAGGCTTATTATTATGCTTATCTGTGCTGTCATAGGTACGGTATTTTCGATTGTGGGCCCTAAGATTATGGGAAAAGCTACAACAGAATTGTTCAATGGCCTGGTCAGGAAGGTCAATCAGACGGGTTCCATTGACTTCGATAAGATATTAAGAATTTTGCTATTTACGTTAGGTCTGTACGCAGTCAGTGCCCTGTTTTCATTTATTCAGGGATTTGTTATGACGGGAATTTCCAACGATGTAAGCTATTCCCTGCGTCGTGACATTTCGAAAAAAATTAACAGGATGCCTTTGAAATACTTTGAAAGCAGGACATATGGAGAAGTGCTGTCCAGGATAACAAATGACGTGGATACGTTACAGCAGAGTCTGAATCAGAGTATTACACAGCTGATTACCTCAGTAACCACGCTGATTGGTGTGTTTATCATGATGCTGTCCATCAATATCTGGATGACCCTTTGCGCATTGGTGATTCTTCCGATTTCTTTCGTAATTATCGGCCAGGTCATGAAGCATTCTCAAAAGTTCTTCCAGCGTCAGCAAAGCTATCTGGGAGATGTCAATGGTCAGGTAGAGGAGATCTATGCAGGACAGAATGTGGTAAAGGCCTTTAACAAAGAAAAAGACGTGATTGATACTTTCACAAAATCCAATGACCAGCTGTATGAATCGGCATGGAAATCTCAGTTCTTTTCAGGAATGATGATGCCGATTATGGGGTTTGTCGGCAATGTCGGATATGTTATGGTTGCACTTCTCGGCGGGTTTCTTGTAATAAAGAACTCCATCGAGGTAGGTGATATCCAGTCATTTTTCCAGTATATACGAAACTTTACGCAGCCAATCCAGCAGATCGCCCAGGTAAGCAATCTCCTTCAGTCCTCTGCAGCGGCCGCCGAGCGGGTTTTTGAATTCTTGAACGAGGAAGAAGAAATTCAGGATGTGGAGCACCCGGTTTCGATTGAAGGACTGAAAGGAGAGGTTACTTTTGAACATGTAGCCTTCGGCTATGATCCTGAGAAAATCATTATTCAGGATTTTTCCGCCCATGTGAAACAGGGGCAGAAAATTGCAATCGTAGGTCCGACAGGAGCCGGTAAAACAACCATGGTGAAGCTGTTGATGCGTTTTTACGATGTGAACAAAGGCTCTATATTGTTGGATGACCATAACATCAAAGATTTTAAGCGGAATGAGCTCCGTGAAATGTTCGGGATGGT
The window above is part of the Novisyntrophococcus fermenticellae genome. Proteins encoded here:
- a CDS encoding MarR family winged helix-turn-helix transcriptional regulator — protein: MREKDWMDEDSRIQNFLLKIVHRYFAISFSQFAQYDIYPGQVPVVILLSKREGLSQSEICRELKIKPSTVTVSMKRMEKNGLIIRKPDEKDQRIQRIYGTDKLKVLQKEIYKLVRKNEEVMMDGFTESELHLMNRFLHQIYENLEKIPVPETEKLKERGGICHD
- a CDS encoding DUF6320 domain-containing protein — its product is MKWRTLENTAKIFPATSGKKDERVFRFACVLKEGIRAELLQEALNKTLEEFPMFLCVLRKGLFWNYLEESKLRPIVREEYRTPCSAIYVRDQKNLLFEVTYYKTRINFETYHALTDGTGALNFLKMLVYQYLMLAYPEYVKGPVSKLGITSSTEEDMVEDGFSKYYGSGEIKEEIPRFKSYQFPYHRREHGRMKLIEGLVSSEKLLQKAREHNTTVTVLLTSVYLCAIAKDMSIRQKKKPVSLMIPVNLRNIFPSDSMRNFFGWIDIGYDFATRSNELEDVIAYTSDFFKRELTLKRIGARMDNLIQFEKNPLIRIVPLELKYIFMQLGAKFISVGENTAVFSNIGKINLPDDCESYLDYFEFYTTTPTMELCMCTFQEHMTLSFTSAFVTNRVEENFFSILKELNLDVRMIVSGDSRAGQEHFPDLSKETATHDFWYRLFTFSCLAVMVISNILNYLLIPEMFWSRYVMGGMASAWIITSVGYRKRRNLLKNAVWQLVLIGIGLYLWDYATGFYGWSLNIGLPCLILSCLAAITAIIIFFRLNSADYMIYMMITCLAGFLPLILNIAGIVQFKALAVICAGISFLTLAALCLFQWPAVKNELIKKFHV
- a CDS encoding GNAT family N-acetyltransferase, translating into MQKIIYRLVKETDASEILSIYEPYVKNTAISFEHEMPSLDEFTERIRYISADYPYIICEEDSRVVGYAYAHKQMERAAYQWNAELTVYIDQLHLHCGIGKSLYCALIEILKLQNIRNVYGLVTAQNVNSEKLHEHFEFHKAGILRNTGYKCGAWHDVIWYEKSLGEPSEVPKDFRSIREIEKNKVAIILSMNKN
- a CDS encoding ABC transporter ATP-binding protein, whose product is MIKMFQYLKKSAGYILVIFILLFIQANSDLALPSYTSKIVDVGIQQKGIEDAVPDKIRKESLDSLLLLMNSKEQEKVMDAYSLKGDMYELNKIEKETREDINIPLGEAMLMAAGIQEQGIDMSTVPKEQLEQMLSQAKEKVEEVPSSIVTQAATSFIQQEYKDQGQDVDKIQTRYVLTAGLKMLGLAAIGMAAAISVTFLSSRVAAGLGRDLRSNVYKKVISFSSSEMNKFSTASLITRSTNDIQQVQMFMTMLFRIVLYAPILGIGGLIKVLNTESSMTWILAVGVGAILVVILVLFTVAMPKFKKLQTLIDRINMVTREILTGIPVIRAFSAEKHEEERFEEANANLTRTNLFVNRCMTFMMPVMMLIMNSLTVLIIYSGAHGIDAGKLQVGDMMAFIQYAMQIIMSFLMISMVSVIMPRASVSANRIHEVLDMEPEIHNPVQPLRPDETRKGEVTFDHVTFAYPGAEEEVLSDISFTARKGETVAFIGSTGSGKSTLVNLIPRFYDVTGGSISIDGVDIRNMDLKDLRDRIGYVPQKGVLFSGTIDSNLRYGKDEASKEEVEKAAEIAQATEFIRNKDEGMEAPIAQGGTNVSGGQKQRLSIARAIVKNPEVYIFDDSFSALDYKTDATLRKALKSYTKDATTLIVAQRISTILRADQIIVLDDGKVAGKGTHRELLKSCEVYRQIAGSQLSEEELEA